From the genome of Amycolatopsis granulosa:
CGCGGCGGCAGCGGTGATCCGATGGAGTTCTTCCGCACCTTCCGCGGCCGCGACCCGGAGATCGGGCCCCTGCTCGCGCGGCGCGGGCTGGCCGGGGCGTGAACGAGGCCGTCGGGTCGTCGGCGTAGTAGCCGAGGCGGGCCGGGCTGCCGTGGCCCGCTGGTGCGCTGTTCATGCTCGCCGGTGCCGCGGTGTGGGCGGTGCGGGCCGTTGATCCGCGGTGAGCGGGGCTTGACCCTGACGCAGGGTCAAGCCCGCACCATGGCCGGCATGACCACGACCCAGAACTTCACGATCCACCACGACGGCGTCACCATCGCCGCGACCCGCGGCGGCCGGGGACGCCTGGTGGTCCTGTGCCCCGGGCTCAACTCGACGCAGGCCGACCTGCAGGAGCTGGCCGGGCTGCTGCGGCGTGACCACGACGTGGTGACCTTCGACCTGCGCGGTCACGGTCTCAGCTCGGCCGCCGGCCAGTACTCGTTCAGCGCGTTCCTCGGCGATCTGGTGGCGGTCATGGCGGAGCTGGGACACCGTGACCCCGACGCCGCGCCGCTGCTGGTGGGCTACTCGCTGGGCGCCGACCTCGCCGTGCACTACGCGGCCGGGCACCCGGGCACCGTGTCCGGTCTCCTGCTCATCGACGGCGCCAACCCGGTGCCCGAACCGTTCCTCACCGAGGCCGTCCTGCCGGAGTTCCGCGCGATGTGGGAGGACCTCGCGGCGCGCCAGCAGGCCCGGCGGGGCACCGCCCGCCAGGTGCTGCTGACCGGGCAGGAGATCCTCGACCTGAACGTGGAGATCGACCAGGTGCGGGCCGGGATCCTCGCCCGGTACGCCGTGATCGGCCGGCCCATCACCATGATCATGTCCAGGTCCATGGCCGGGGAGGGTGACGGCGAATTCGTGCGGTCGCTGAACCGGAACTGGCGGGCCGGGGCCGAGCGGCTCCAGCGCGAGCACCCGCGCATCGCCACCCACTGGCTGGACGCCGACCACCAGCTGGTGTTCACCCACGCCATGGACATCGCGGCGATCACGCGCACACTGGTCCCATGTTGACCATCGGGGAGCTGGCGGCCTCCGCGGGAGTGACGGTGCGCGCGGTGCGGCACTACCACGCCAAGGGGCTGCTGCCCGAACCGGAACGGGACCACTCCGGCTACCGGCGGTACGACGCCGGCGCCGTGATCCAGCTCATCAAGATCCGGACCCTCGCCGAGGCCGGCGTCCCGCTGGCCCGGGTGCGGGAGCTGCTCCGGGCCGGTGCCGAGGAGTTCGCCGCGGCTGTCCGGGACATCGACCGGCAGCTGCAGGCCGAGATCCGGCAGCGGCAGCGGCACCGCGAGCAGATCGCCCGGCTCACCACCGGGGACCACCTGGCGCTGCCCCCGGAGGTCGTCTCGTACCTCGACCGGTTGCGGGCGCTCGGCGTCCACGAGCGGATCCTCCAGGCCGAACGGGACGGCTGGATCGTGCTGGCCGCGCGCTCACCGGGGCGGGTGGCGGAGTGGGCGGCCCGCAAGCGCGACCAGACGGCGGACGGCCGGCTGCTCGGCTTCTACCGCATCCTCGGGGAGGCCCTCGACCACGACGGGGACGACCCCCGGCTGGTCGAGCTCGCCGACGAACTGGCCGCCTACTTCTCGCGGCTGGCCGACGAACAGGGCGAGGACTACGTCGACGACATCGATCTGGAGCCCACGCTGGTCCAGCTGATGGACACCCTGGCCTTCGACACCGTGCCGCCGGCGCGCCGGCTGATCCAGCTGCTCACGGAACGAGGCTGGACCGGCTGGACCAAGCTCGTGCGCGTCCCGCCGCGAGCGGATGCGGCGTCCCGGTGACGAACGTGCGGAGGGCCGGCCCGTGCGGGCCGGCCCTCCGATGACGCGACGGCCTCAGATCAGGCCGAGCTTCTTCACGGCCTCGCGCTCCTCGGTGAGCTCCGCGACGGACGCGTCGATGCGGCCGCGGGAGAACTCGTTGATCTCCAGGCCCTGCACGATCTCGTACTTGCCGCCCTTGCAGACGACCGGGAACGACGAGATCAGGCCCTCCGGCACCCCGTAGGAGCCGTCGGACGGGACGGCCATCGAGGTCCAGTCACCCTCGGCGGTGCCGTTGACCCAGGTGTGGATGTGGTCGATGGCGGCGTTGGCGGCCGACGCGGCCGAGGACGCGCCCCGGGCCTCGATGATCTCGGCGCCGCGCTTGGCCACGCGCGGGATGAACTCCTCCGCCAGCCACTTCTCGTCGTTCACGGCCTCGGCGGCGTTCCGGCCGCCGACCTCGGCGTGGAAGACGTCCGGGTACTGGCTGGCGGAGTGGTTGCCCCAGATCGTGAGCTTGCGGATTTCGCTCACCGGCGCGTTGAGCTTCTTCGCCAGCTGGGCCACGGCGCGGTTGTGGTCCAGGCGGGTCATCGCGGTGAACCGCTCGGCCGGGACGTCGGGCGCGTGCGACTGCGCGATCAGGGCGTTGGTGTTGGCCGGGTTGCCGACCACCAGCACGCGGACGTCGTCGGCGGCCCCGGCGTTGATCGCCTCGCCCTGCGGCTTGAAGATGCCGCCGTTGGCCTCCAGCAGGTCGGCGCGCTCCATGCCCTTGGTGCGCGGGCGGGCGCCCACCAGCAGCGCGATGTTGGTGCCCTCGAAGGCCCGCTTCGCGTCGTCGAAGATGTCGGTGCCGGCCAGCAGCGGGAACGCGCAGTCCTCCAGCTCGAGCGCCGTGCCCTCGGCCGCCTTGACCGCCTGCGGGATCTCCAGCAACCGCAGCTTCACCGGGGTGTCCGGGCCGAGCAGCTGACCGGACGCGATGCGGAACAGCAGCGCGTAGCCGATCTGGCCGGCGGCGCCGGTTACGGTGACGTTGACGGGGGCTTGGGTCATTGCGTACTCCTGCGGACGGAATTCTGGCTTGTGCTCGTGACCTTATCGCCCTCTGCCTGCACTGACGTGGTGCGTCGGCTCACGTTCTGCTGAACCGATCGAGTCGAGTCGGTCACCGGAACCTCGAACGCCCTGCCCAGTGCGACGGTCCCGGCCTCCATCCGGCCCAGACTGGTGAGCACGGAGCGTGCCTGCGCGTTGTCCGCCTCGTGGACGTCGGGTGCGCTGGTGTTGCGGGTCAGCGTGCGGCGCTCGTCCCCGTCCAGGGCGTCGCGGATCACGTCGATGTTGCGGCTGATCCGCTCGATCAGCGCGGTCAGCCGGTCGTCGGCGGGCAGCAGGCCCGGTTCGGCGCGGGCGGCGACCTGCCGCGCCCGGAACGCGAGCCGGTCCAGGGTGCTCAGCACGTACCAGCCGTAGTCGCGGCGGCTGGCGAGGCTGATCGGGTGGGTCAGCGGCTCGATCGTGGCGCGCACCTTCTCCACCGAGCGGTCCAGCTCCCGGGACAGTTCGATCACGTTCACGTTCTCCCGCCCGGACAGCAGCGCTTCCGCGCCGGCCAGGAACTCGCACAGGTTCACCAGTGCGGTGTCGATGTCGGACACCATCACGGTGCGGGTGCGCACCGGCACCACCAGGACCGCCGCGACGAGCCCGGCCGCCGCGCCGACCGCCGTCTCGGCGACCCGAAGCCACAGCACCTCGACGCTGAACGTGCCGAGCAGGCTGTAGAGCACGCCCAGCATGCAGGTGATGAAGAACGCCATCATCAGCTGCGACACCCGCGCCACGTAGACCAGGCAGAACACGCACACCAGCAGCAGCGCCACGGTGGCGGCCGTGTTGCCGCTGACCAGCAGCGCGAGCAGCATGCCGCCGAAGATCCCGGCCAGCGTGCCGGTGACCCGGCGGAACCCCTTCACGAACGTGGCCCCGGCGGTCGAGGTGTTGAGGAACACCACGAACACCGTCAGGACCGCCCAGTACCAGCGTGCGTGGGACAGCAGCTCCCCGCCCAGCACCGCCAGCCCGCCACCCACCATGGCCTGGATCGCGCTGCGGGTGCGGTTGTCGTAGGCGAAGACCGTGCTGGACCCGGAAGCCTCCGCAGACCCGGTCGGCTCGCCCGGCTCGCCGGTCCCGGCGCGCTCGTCCTCACCCTGCCCGGGCAGCTCGGTCTCGGCCGAGTAGTCCCGCTCGGCCACGCGCTGGGCGTTGACGTCGGCCAGCGCCAGCTCCGCGATCGCGCGGCGCACCTCGTCACCCGGCGCGGTGCGGTCGGCGAGGCGGCTGCCCGCGACCAGCATCTTGCTGAACTCCGCGGTCTCGCTGATCACCGGCAGCTCCCGCGGATCGCGCTCGATCAGCGAGTCCAGCCGCAGCAGGCCCGCCACCAGGTCGGCCCGGACGTCATCGGGCAGGTCCGCCGCCTCGCTGGCGCGGCGCACCGTGATCGCGAGCCACTGGCAGGCCAGTTCCACGGCGAGCAGCCGGCGGCGCAGCAGCTGGGTGCCGGTCTCGTCGAACAGGTCGCCGATGGTGTCCTCGATCATGAGCACCGCCTCGTGCAGGCGGGTGTCGGCCTTGCGCAGCTGGGTGATCCGCCACTCGCTGCCGCCGCTGGCCAGTGACGCGGCCGCGGCCCGCACGACCGCGCTGATCCGGGCGCGGAACGCGCGCCGGGCGCGCAGCAGCTCGGCCTCCGGCCGCCGCCGCAGCACCCCGAACCGCATCACGGCGTTCGCGGCCAGGCCGACCGCCAGCGCCGGGAGGTACTGGGGTAGCTGGCTGGGGTGGATCGCGAGGAACATCGCGAAGAAGAACATGAAGAACGACAACGCGCCCATCGCCGTGCCGCGGGGCGCGAACCGCTGCGCGTAGACCGCGAGGAAGATCAGCAGCACGAACAGGACCGGATCCAGCAGCGGCACGGCGGCGCCGAACGCGGCGACCGTGAGCGAGGCCGACCCGCACAACAGGACCAGCACCAGCGTGATCGCCTGGTCCTTCTCGGTCTTGTCGTTGACGCTGAACGCCGAGTTCATCGCCGCGATCGAGGCCACCATGATCGCCGGGAGCGGACGGCCGAGCAGCACCAGCACGATGATCGACAGCACGATGCCGCCGACCGCGATGCCGGCCAGCCGTAGCCGCACCAGGCCCGGGTCGGTGGCGACCAGCCGGTCCAGGGCCACCTTCGCGA
Proteins encoded in this window:
- a CDS encoding alpha/beta fold hydrolase gives rise to the protein MTTTQNFTIHHDGVTIAATRGGRGRLVVLCPGLNSTQADLQELAGLLRRDHDVVTFDLRGHGLSSAAGQYSFSAFLGDLVAVMAELGHRDPDAAPLLVGYSLGADLAVHYAAGHPGTVSGLLLIDGANPVPEPFLTEAVLPEFRAMWEDLAARQQARRGTARQVLLTGQEILDLNVEIDQVRAGILARYAVIGRPITMIMSRSMAGEGDGEFVRSLNRNWRAGAERLQREHPRIATHWLDADHQLVFTHAMDIAAITRTLVPC
- a CDS encoding MerR family transcriptional regulator, with amino-acid sequence MLTIGELAASAGVTVRAVRHYHAKGLLPEPERDHSGYRRYDAGAVIQLIKIRTLAEAGVPLARVRELLRAGAEEFAAAVRDIDRQLQAEIRQRQRHREQIARLTTGDHLALPPEVVSYLDRLRALGVHERILQAERDGWIVLAARSPGRVAEWAARKRDQTADGRLLGFYRILGEALDHDGDDPRLVELADELAAYFSRLADEQGEDYVDDIDLEPTLVQLMDTLAFDTVPPARRLIQLLTERGWTGWTKLVRVPPRADAASR
- a CDS encoding malate dehydrogenase is translated as MTQAPVNVTVTGAAGQIGYALLFRIASGQLLGPDTPVKLRLLEIPQAVKAAEGTALELEDCAFPLLAGTDIFDDAKRAFEGTNIALLVGARPRTKGMERADLLEANGGIFKPQGEAINAGAADDVRVLVVGNPANTNALIAQSHAPDVPAERFTAMTRLDHNRAVAQLAKKLNAPVSEIRKLTIWGNHSASQYPDVFHAEVGGRNAAEAVNDEKWLAEEFIPRVAKRGAEIIEARGASSAASAANAAIDHIHTWVNGTAEGDWTSMAVPSDGSYGVPEGLISSFPVVCKGGKYEIVQGLEINEFSRGRIDASVAELTEEREAVKKLGLI
- a CDS encoding FUSC family protein, translating into MRFAKVALDRLVATDPGLVRLRLAGIAVGGIVLSIIVLVLLGRPLPAIMVASIAAMNSAFSVNDKTEKDQAITLVLVLLCGSASLTVAAFGAAVPLLDPVLFVLLIFLAVYAQRFAPRGTAMGALSFFMFFFAMFLAIHPSQLPQYLPALAVGLAANAVMRFGVLRRRPEAELLRARRAFRARISAVVRAAAASLASGGSEWRITQLRKADTRLHEAVLMIEDTIGDLFDETGTQLLRRRLLAVELACQWLAITVRRASEAADLPDDVRADLVAGLLRLDSLIERDPRELPVISETAEFSKMLVAGSRLADRTAPGDEVRRAIAELALADVNAQRVAERDYSAETELPGQGEDERAGTGEPGEPTGSAEASGSSTVFAYDNRTRSAIQAMVGGGLAVLGGELLSHARWYWAVLTVFVVFLNTSTAGATFVKGFRRVTGTLAGIFGGMLLALLVSGNTAATVALLLVCVFCLVYVARVSQLMMAFFITCMLGVLYSLLGTFSVEVLWLRVAETAVGAAAGLVAAVLVVPVRTRTVMVSDIDTALVNLCEFLAGAEALLSGRENVNVIELSRELDRSVEKVRATIEPLTHPISLASRRDYGWYVLSTLDRLAFRARQVAARAEPGLLPADDRLTALIERISRNIDVIRDALDGDERRTLTRNTSAPDVHEADNAQARSVLTSLGRMEAGTVALGRAFEVPVTDSTRSVQQNVSRRTTSVQAEGDKVTSTSQNSVRRSTQ